GCCAGTTAACTCCTCTTAGTCTAGTTGACATCAGTCGTATGTTTTGAGCTGTTTTCTTGCATTCATCTCGAGATCCCAGTGTGAATTACCGGAACGACCTGGCCTACTGGAGTCTAGGTTTTTCCACAGATGACAGTACTGAGATTCAGATTAGACGTGAATGAGAAAAGACTTCACATCTGTACCATCAAAATTATTACTGAATTTCTAGAGTCCCTGAACGTACATcgaactaatttttaaatataaatttttcagTCATCCACAGCTTCCATAGGTATAGATCATGTGGATAAACCCATAAGCAAAAAATAAGCTTCTATTTTAATCAAGGGTTTTAGCCTCATCTACCACCAATTTCTAATCGGTGCTGTTTCCCAGACATAAAACACAGAAGTGAATGTcacctttcttcatttctctgggctaCTGTCTGATTTGCATACTAATGGATAATCAAATGACAAACTATATAAGGAAGAAAGATTTGTAGTAATTCATAAATTGAACAATTCTAAAAACTCTGGAataatctgttttctttgtgtCATCAAAGCAACTTACACAGAAATTAGCCCAACAGGTCCCATAAGACATTCTCCACcaagtttgaaataaaaaaaacaggcTTTTCTGAGTTGAAGTAGGGtatctaaaatgaaatttaaaagttagtctcaattaaaatattttcacagttaTGTTAGGGTGCTAatgatatatcagaaaaaaaatgaagatgtaaCAAATATCAAACCTttatagatgatttttttaaaaatcttgtccTGGAATTTCAACAACCcaagatttcttttaaattctccaatcaacaTTATGGATAGTAATATAAGTATGAATAAACTTTTGTGTTATCAAATGATGACTATACCAAAAATGTAGGTCCCAGAAGTTAAGAGTTGTTTAAACTACTTCCTTGATTATgttgtaaatgcattaaatgatGCAAAACAGTTTATAAATTCTTTTTGTAATAAAGTCACAATGGTGGAAACCAAATTCCCTGAGATGCCCAGCCCATACCTTTGAGCAGTAAATTATCAAGTAAAAGGAATATCTCTGAATAGTGAAAAACAATAACGCCTTATATCTGTATAGTTTTTTACACTTCTCAAAATAACTCGTTAAACCCTTACAACATAGTATTATCAATCAGTAACCTATTTTAATTTAGAATCAATGTTCTTTTCAGGAATGCCTAGATTTTTCTTTACAACAGATAAAAAAGGATGCGATAGATAAACTTATATTCCAGTAAAGCTCTTTCTGCCTCCAAAAGTTACCttcataactttttttgtttggttgccAGATTCCAATTCATAATTTAAGAAACTCAAGAGCTTAGATAAGCTTAGAAAGAAGAGCTTAGAAAAACTCAAAACTtggttctttctttttacttGCCCAACCTTGCCAGTTAGCAAAAGAGATTTGCTTTGTGAGTCAcaataagttgtttttttcttttagcaagaACAATGGTTATAGAGGCTACAGAAGGCATTTGTACCGTGTTATCCTTTGTAATCAGATCACCAAACCACAAATAACTAGGACCTTGGCCAGGTCAAATAAATCGTATTGGTTTTTgtgttgttggggtttttttgtaaGCATCTGAAGTAATGGGATTTGAGTTATAGTTCCTCTTGAAAACCTAAAGGTCTAGTTTCATTAAGCTACTATTAACTGTACACTGCCCTGGTTGGGAGATGGCACAGTTgcctttccttctatttctaacACTGGCTTCTGCTAAGTCATGTTTTCCTTAATATAGAGGTTGACCACCACCTCTCTACAatgaatatggaaatgaaaacaaaagcatggGAATATTTCAAATGAGCAAAAGGTGGATGCTTTCTGCTTCTTGTGCACTTTAACGGGACAAAATCTAAACGTGATCTGAAGCTCatactcattttacaaaatactactttgagaTAAATTGACAGTAGTGTTCAGGAAGAAACAGATGAACTATGTTGCCTTTTAATCCATGGCCAGAAAGATCCTCCATCACAGTCATGCATTTGGGGATATGCATGATGTGATGTGGACCAGAAGACTTAAAACTAATGATATGTTATTGAGGTATTGCTTTTAAGCTCATCTAAGAGAAGACAACAGCCTGGTCTGACATACCTACACAATAATTAGAAGCTAAAAATCTTGCTCAAGGATGAAGTTAAAAAGGACTACCGACTTGAAAGTCAGGAAACATTTCTATTTCTGGCCTAACAACTAACTTTTTTGGTAATGAAGTCCTGTTCTGTTCTCCTGTGTTAAAAATCTGCAGTtcgatatttattttaaaatatctacacTTACCGTCTGTTgcagaaaataattcataaagaGCCTGAGCAAGGACATTCACAACAAAGGAATGAGACCTTTTTCTTGTCCAGTAGAATGACTGTTTGGcctaaaaggaaaggaggaaaagaaagtacCAACTGAAATGTTTATAATCCCCTCAAACTGATATTTATCCTGAGGACCACGTACCAGTACTTAtaccttatatttattatttaaaaaaaaaatctgacccCTGAGTTCTGTGACTCTGAAGCTAAATTTACAATCACTATGAGCACAATGGTCCATGCGATTCAGTGTGACCTAATATTCAAACTTAAAATTCTGTAAGATTCACGGGTTGCAAGTCAGCTGCTTCAAGCCTGAGTGAGACTGCCGAGGAGCCACTGCTAAGCATCGGCTCCCAGATCTCCCCATCAAAGTCCCCATCAAAGCCCCATTCCTCTTAGGCCCCACAAAGAcatctattttgagatttttttgtcaaagaataatttattatcttaccTGGAGAACAGCTTCATCATCATAAAGGTCAGGGATGCCCTTTAGCAATTTTCTCCATAGttttatatcattaaaaacaaCAGTCATTCCTCCTCCAGTAAGAGGATGCCTCATATTATATGCATCTCCCAAAAGAAGAACACCTATAAAGAGATCATTTAGATTATGGTATTGTCCTGGAGCATCCCTTGAGACCAAAAAAAAGTAACtactatattaatttataaatatcataGGTGAGTAAGTAACTgtgaaaatacaaaggaatagATCATGACTAAAATTTGTTGAGGCAAAAATTCAAGATTTGATTCAATCAATATATATTGGgcacttaatatgtgccagatACTTGGAATACAGTGAGAAAAAGAATATGGTCCCTGCCCTCGTGAAAGTCAACATGCGAATCTAAGGTTAAGTCAGACaatgtcaaaatatttataaggcttcctttatgaaaatatttaaaaatctacaggCATCCAGGCATAGAAAGCAAGTCttctacaagagaaaaaaaatcaagaggtcTTTGACACTTCACAGCAATATTCGTTTGGAAGTAGGACCCCttcctcacaccatacacaaattttttttcataggCAAAATTTTACTCAAAACAGATCAAACACTGAAATGTAATAGCTAAAACTAGAAAACGAGGGGAAAATATAGGAGTaagtcttcatgaccttggacCGGACAAAGCCTTTTCAAAtatgtgacaaaagaaaaaacagaaaaactgaacttcatgaaaattaaaaatttcaatgaaCACCATAGAAGAGACAGGACAAcccacaaaatgaaaatttttgcaAGTCatacagaatatataaggaactcttaaaCCCAGTAATCAATGTTTTCTAATTTGCCCTACTAAAAAATGTGCAAagtctgaatagacatttttccgaAGATAAACAAATAGCCAAATAAGCACCAGAAAACGTGTTCAAAATCATTATCCATCAGAGAactacaaatcaaaacaacaatgaagtATCAGTTCACACCTACTACTAGGATAGCTATGagcaaaaagacagataataacaaatgtCGTCAAGGAGTGTAGAATTTATAACCCTCACACATTGCtaataggaatgtaaaatggggcagccactttggaatagtctggcagttcctcaaagggTTAAACACAGCAATGGGTTACCATGTAACCCAGCAATGCAACCTGTAGGtgtatacccaagaaaaatgaaaacagatgtcCACACACAATTTCGTacagatgttcacagcagcattgttcagaatagccaaaaatggaaataacttaaatgtctATCAGCTGATGAACAGGTCAGATATTCACACATGGAACATTACTTGGCCATAATAGCAAATGAAGGgctgatacatgctgcaacatggatgagcctcaaagaagccagttacaaaggATCACATATTGATGATTCCACTTAGAGTAAGtctccagaagaggcaaatctataCAAAAAAGTGAATTactggttgcctggggctggaggttGGGAAGAAATGAGGAGTGATGGCTTATGGGAACAGGGTTTCTtcttggggtgataaaaatgttctaaaattgattgtagtgatgtCTGCATATATCTATGACTATACTAAAAACtaatgaattgtacactttaaaaaggtgaacTGTATGatttgtgaattatatctcaattaaagctattatgaaaaaaaacCTTTTCAATGAATTCCACTGTCTACAGGATTAAAACTAAATCAACTTTAAATATCTTAACCTTTCTTCCACTTTGACACCTctcctctgctccagccataGGAAACCACCTGAGCTCATGCAAAGTGCCACCATTTCTCAGCCTTACAGACGACTGCAGCTGTCACTCCATCTACTTAGAAGCCCCTCCTCTCACTGGCCAGCTATGAACATCCACCCATTCTCCATGCCCCAACTCCAGCTTTATTTCCTGAGTAATGTGTCCCCTAACATCCTTCCCAGTTCCCAAGCCCCCACTCCCTGCTGTGCACACCCCCTGCACAGTTAATCTGTGGTACCATGAGTGTGTTTTTATTAACAGCATTTATCAACAGTGTTCTGAAATTATCTGTCTCTATCATTATCTGTCTAGAAAATTGCCTTCTCTAGATCAAGGACTGTATTTGACTGTTGTATCCCCAGTGACTAACACAGTGACTTATATACACTCAAACAATAACTAAAGATGATATCATAAAACTAATTTTGGTATTAATGTGTTAATCCACAGTCACCAATTCTCTGCTGCACATGTTATTCCCAGCAGTATAAATTTACTCATGTACATGTCATTAGGAATATTGAATTTGAATACCCTTTATAAAATAAGTCCAATAAAATAATACCTTGTTTGTTTACtggtgaaggaggaaggaagctTGAAGGCATCGACCTCAAACGAGAATTCTGGATGGCTTCTAGGAATGGTTCTTTCAAATGATCTGCAATAAATCCCACCCCACCAAATAGATGGTTTATAACATTTCAATTCCCAGTTACCACATTTTCTTATCTATCAAGTATAAACAAATACCTACTATACATCTGTTACAGCCTTGTAATAAATCAAGAACTAattattgaatttataaaattattaagcaCCTAGTCATTCATGCTAAGAAAGGAatctaagaaaattaatataaggacatacagctgaatgaatgaaaaactagAGGAAGTGAAGCAAATTCAGATGACATGAGACAGGAAGAAAaccacccccctctcccaaaTGTTAACTGACAGCTGTCATATTTAACAATTTATTGTCACCACCATATTCTGATATTGTCAGATGACAAATACTCTCAATTCACAAACAGCAGGAGAATATTTACACTAGAAAAAGGACAGGATGCAGAGAGCGCTCCCTTTCTCAGCTTCATTTtattccatctataaaatgaaacgACTGCCATTAGCTTATTCTAAGGTACTTCCCAGTTTCAAGTTTTGTGCTTCTACTCATAGAAAATGAACTTTCTTTTCGTACAGTTCCCCGTGTAATCTGGGGATGCAAGAGCGGAATTCCTATTTTGAAACCATTCTATTCCTACAGTATTTCAATaacctaatattaatataaacctGCAAATCCCTTCATGATCTCAGGGTCGTCTACTCCAACTAACCTTTCAATTGGAAAAATCAatccatagtaaaaaaaaaatgctttaaaaaaatgaggtcCTTTTCCTAAATATGCATAGCTCATTTTTCATCTGAAAGCTTCAAAAATGGCTTAACTGAGTGAAAATGTactaaaatgttgaaaatgtcattattaaAAATCCAAGTTGGTCCATGTATACCTTCATTTCACTTCATTTCTGCTAATATTCTGTTAATTATTAAACAGagtgtatttccttttttaaaaaaataacttgaaaaacacagtatttttacAAAATGTACTCAGACCAAGCATAGTTTCCTATTACTATAATCATAATTGGCAGCAGGGTTTCCATTTTATCTATagtcttaataaatttacatttctttcttatgTATATCTTCCtattcaaaaaaaacaaacaaaaagtaatttttatgtttttataaagatgCCTGAAATCTCATGAAGCCTTTTTGTATCCAACTCAAAACTAAAATCTCACCGATTCCTTATAGCTGTCACATTCTGAGGGCAGAAGTGTATGAGCCTGGCAGGCCTGGTttcagccctggctctgccactaataGTTTATACGTGGAGAAGCTAAGTAAACTCTCTGAATCAtggttccctcatctgtaaagtgaggctaAGATAATGCCTATGTCATAGGGTGGTTGTGTAGattaaatgaaattctgattGTAAAACATCTCTTATATAGTACACATTCAATAAACGGTAGCTACCACAAAACCAAGCATAAAAAAGTATGAGATATTTCAAGAATTCACAGACCTTAGATTACTATCTAGACTacttcaaaaaatatgaaaattttgtCAATAATTATTCTGAAAACTCTGCTTTAATTAttgatatgaaaaaatatattgaaactaCCATTTTATTTTGGAGATTTTCTTATGTGctagtttaaataaattgttcaGCTCCAGTAGTATATCTGATTGACTGGATGCATTTTTCACCTGCCACCCTTATCTCTGGCCTATTTTACACACAGCTTTAGAGAGAATGAGACGGTGAGCCGTTTGTGAGATTTACTTTCAAAGTGTAGATTACAATGGGAGTGAAATTCTATTTCTTACCAGGTAATTGTGGGTAAATATTTTCAGTCATGTATTCTCTTAAATTCCTTGGCAATTCTCCTCGAACGTCAACAAGTACTCGAGTTTCATTCGATGCTATCTGGTAGATGAGAACTGGACTTGGATTCACTAAAACAAGTTCAGCATGATTTGCTTTAAACTGCGGGGCatcctagaaaaatataaaatattttaataatttgcaaatttcaagttgcttttctttttctacaactACAGTCCTACCGTACCTTCATAAGAAAGCCAACAAAATGAGATGAAACAGAAACTTTGTTGGAGATCAGGTTTTTCCtgaacttggaaaaaagtccatCTGCAACAACAGTCAATGGAGCATGGAGTTCCTACAACAAAGATAAAGACTGCTCAGCAAAATGGTTAGAAATACACAGTATGAGGATTATTCTTGTAAAATGTGCATAAatggatttaaatatattatcagaTAACATTATAGCAGGTATTTGAAGATAATGCTGTTGAAGAAGCTGTTACGTGGGCTTAAAAGTTCATGCACAACCAATTTTTAGAGACACTTCCTGAGTTCCTGGTCACCTTCTTCCTCTGATCACCTTCCTTCAAAGCTCTACCATCCAAACCTTCAGGGATTAAGCTACACTTTGATAAATAATAGGGAAAACAACTACAAAGCAAGTATGGCCCATAGAAGACTGAATCTCATTACGATTTTGAAGGACTAGCCAGATTCTTTTTATACTAGAATTTTTCTAACTTCATATAGTGCTTTCAATCAGTGGCTAGGGCTTAGAATTTTTGTCCACATGGATGTATGTACATACTTATATTATACCTTGCAATCATCCTCACCAGAGTACAATTTCTAGGGGGTTGTGACCCCAGAGCCTCCCAGAAGAATTAACAGATTAGCCTTTGACCCACATGAGCATATTCTGCATACTATTTTATTCTGCTATTTCCCCAGAGATTCTCTTATTCTTGCTTTTCTGATTTAAACAATGGTTTATTTTAtcctaattatttcttttatgttgaaTCCTTCCTTTTTCACCTTCTAGTTCCCCTCTGTTTCTCCGCTAGtgtatatttcttatttcataCTGTTTTGCATTACTGTTAATCCAGTGGTGTTTGTTTACAGAGTTATTCGTATAGCATGCTGAGGTGCTGTAAAGACCAATGTGTTACAATCTGAAATCCATCCTGTTGCACAGGGCTTAGAAAGAACTCAGTccatttgttgaataataatTTGGTGAGCCTTTTTTAAAggaataggagaaaaagaaagggaaaaacatctCTCGGGAAAAGCTAACGTTTGATATATCTCACCTTGATGTCTCCGGTTTCTTTATCCCTGTACTGAACTCCAACCACAGCATCATCTTCTTCTAGTAACTGCAGCACAACGCCCTCAATAAACTGTGCActgaaaggtaaagaaacaaataaattctaTCGTGGCACACGTGAGCAATTTAAATAAGGAATCCAAAATTCCTTATCCCCAATCTCCAGTTTACCACGTAAACTGAACATgcacgcgtgtgcacacacatgcacagaagaaGGTCTGGAaggacaaaaagcaaaaacatcatTAATGGGTTTTAGAATTATATGTGGTtttcatttactaatttttttttattggggtgacaattgttagtgaaattacatagatttcaggtgtacaattctgattctaatttcttaaaattgaatatatattactaatgtaatgattttaaaaagtaacatttttatctcaattcattaaaaaataaaatacgtaCATACAGAAAACTTTACATACCCACACCAATTCATACATAGATACGAAAACAGAATTGAAGTTTATCCACCAAATTATTCATAGTAGTGACTTCTAGTCAGAAGGATCATGGATAATTTTTAGAATCTTCtttatattttgggtattttcccatttttctacaataaatacaTTCTACTTCCAGATACCAAATCCTTTCAGTCCTAAGGAGAAATCTACTTCTTCATTTGCTTTGTCAACACTGATGCCAATGACAGGAGGGTTAAAACTTCCTTAATTATAGTGTTTAAAGCCTAGAGGCAAATACAAGTTAACAAGAGAAGAAGCTAGTCCTGTCAGACTAGGTCCTTCGTAAGAATGGAACATGGATTTCTTTCCCCTTGATGCCTCTGTCCTGTCTTTTAATAGGAAGCATCATAGCCACAAACCCCAACTCCCAAATGGGCACACGTGGACTTATACACCTTAGTTACAACTATGTCCTCTCAATTCCAGCCATATAAAAATCacacaatttatttaatcaaagaaaaattctCAATAGTTCCATGTCATCCCCCCAAAAATTCTCTATATGACAGTCTTAAAAAAGGCTCTGAAAAGATCTAACACTCTTCTAACTCATGGTTTATTTTAGTGTAAGACCTATGGCCTAGCCCCTACCCAAACAACACTtaggaaaatttataaaatagtatCTGTGCAAAGGCCAAGTTTAAATGTGTTAATTAAGTCTTTAACATTATATATTTGAAGCAGTCTTACTTGGGCTCTGCCATAGCTGCTTTCCGGAGACTCATGATCAATCTTCCATGATGAAAAGCTCTTCCACTCTGCACTTGATTGTTTTCTAACACCGGGTAAGGAATCTGAACCTCTGATTTGCTGTCCCGATCATGAATTATGTAGCCATGTACAACCTGGGCATCAATACCTTCCACTGTATCTGCAAAACAATTCAGtccaaaaaaatcaattttgttaatatgcCCAGAGTTATACTAGGCACCAAGAAGTCATGGAGGCATGGAAAGAGACTCCATCTTcagctgggtgaaaaggtgaagggattaagaaatacaaattggtagttacaaactagtcactgggatgtaaaatacaacacagagaatacagtcagtaatgtCACAACAATTATGGATactgccagatgggtactagactaattagggGTCACtgcataattatataaatgtctatgtGCTATGCTCCTgaaacactgaatgtcaactataactgaaagaaatatttttttaaaaaaaaaagctatgataCCATTTAGAGAACTAGacattaatgtaattatttcagaaattttaatgCTTCTGGAAGACAATTCTAGCAAATTTGTAGTATCACAAaagattaatatttatatataaaacttagTCATTAAAATCCATAGGAAAAATATTAAGACCCCAATAATGGGCAGAAGGTATACTGATGATTCACATTAAACATTAGAGAAACTGAACAAATcagggaaaatgttaaaaatttgatttttttaaaaatcaatgaaataaaattgaaacaataagACACCAGATCTATCAAAAGTACTGGTGAGagtaaataaaactgataaatttatatattattggtCATGCTATAAActaataacattttagaaaataactaaAGCAGTAATTATCAAGAACCATGAAGAAGTTAGCATCCTCTGACATAATAACCTTAGTCTTGGAAATTCCTCTAAGAAATTCACCCTAAAGATAGAATTTTTAACAATGTTTAGTCATGTGCAAGAATAGGTTCACTACAATGTTATCTctaataaataactgaaaataacctaaatattaATCTAAATTAGAAAGGTAAATTACATTATGAAGTATCAATTGAGAAAATGCTATGCATAGGCTTacaattataaggaaaaaacagTTAACAGTAGTAGAAATACgtttatgttaagtgaaaaagtggACTTTGGCCAGTGTATTAAAACTGTCACATACTATctgtttaaatacattaaaatacaatgtattaAGATAcagtacattaaaataatttcatttctgataaaagaaaaacttatcaCATGTCTATGCTAAAATCAAAGTAGTTTTCTGATAATGTTTTTTAATCCCACTTCAAGTAAGTAAAGTAACTTTTATAAGTGAAAATTAGTTGAATACGTTTTTACCAGTGATAGGAGAGTCTAAAGTGAACAGTGTTTGTTTATATCACGTATTTCCTAACAATCAATATGGACCTACCTCCAAGACCAAGGTCTTTCAGGACATGATAACCACCTGGCTGCAGGAATTCCCCAACTATCCTATCAGGCTCTTGTAAATCTCTCTCAATTACTGTCACCTTTCTTCCATCTCTGGAGAGCACTGCTGCCAAAGCAGAGCCAAGTACACCAGATCCCACGATGATAACTTCTGGATCATTTTGAGAAAATACCGAGGTAGAGGCAGCTGCTCCTATTAAGGTGGTTTCTGAAATACTGGTTCCTTTTCtgcactgttttaaaaaaaaaaaaaaaagtgagttatGTATCCACGTTTGCTATCCTTAAAGCATACTACTAATACTACAGACACACCGGACTTTTGCATCTTGGGCAAAAGCTACACACTAAACATTAACAAACCAAATGAACCATTACATCTTAAAATCCAGATCATATATGAAAACCAAGGATATCAAAATGttggataaataaaaatgtataatgtcccaagaaaattaaatgtatattccTTTTCCAAATATGGTATTTAGAAGATGCTATGATACAGACATATTTAGAAATCCACACCaggctaaatataaaaaaatgttcatacgGGGCTTCAAAGACTTATTATAGGGAAAATTCTATCATTAATTACTCAGTTCTTCAAATACATACTAAACATCTACCGGGTGCAAATCACGTACAACTTCTGATTTGACTTCATAGTGCAAATTATTCagcacattatatatatatatatatatatatatatatatatatatatatatataacctaaaATCACTTTTATATCAGACTGTCAAACTCTGGCTACTCATCTACTAGTTGAGGActatttaattcaacaaaattgcaaaagaacaaaataactcATTTTGTCCCTTGGGACTTGATCTGTTCACAACTTTAGTCCCTAACATAGAATAACATATTTGATTTAccccttcctttttcccctttctggTACTCTAAGAGAGCCTAGTCAATGACATCAAGTTGGTCCCAATTTACATTAACCTATCAGTAACTGGGCTGAGAGTAAAAACTTGAACTTtgatcataaaatgaaaaaatcctGCTTTGAAAGATTTATGCCCACTGAGAATAACACTGACTGTTACTGGGTTTTTTGGAAATGAACAATTCAATGTTGTAATGAGTATTTTTTGGCGGGGTATGTATATTCTCAAATATGACAACAATTCAGGTACAGAATTGATTGTAAGGACCCATCTTCCTTGAGTTCTCTGACCTTCATGATTAAGGTTAAATGCCATTTAGAAATGCTTTTAATGAAAAGACCTCAGGCAAAAAGGAAGGAGCTCAACCCTAAAATCCTTTAGAATTTTAATTCCCTGTGTTGTAATACTCACCCAGCCTTCCTTTATTTCCGTAATGGATTGGAGCCTTGACattccatttttaataatttcttagcGAAATTACCCTTTTGTCCTTTACCAAGAGGCGAAGACTACTCTTCCCATCAGTACAGCATTTCTTAATGGCCAGAACAACTGACTATATTTAAATTACTGTTCCAAGAGCAAGATGAGCTTTTGTCATGTGTCATCTTAGCCATTTTGTATGAGCTTTTGTTCTGAGGTTTTCCCTGttactcatacacacacacacacacacacacacacacaatcctgaAAGAGGAACTCTGGAGGAAGTCAAGTTTTTCAGAGCCAGGTCAGAAGAGGAACCACTCATGGGAACTTGGTGCTCTAATGCAGTCTAACAACTGCCCAGTTTCTAACAAATGAGCAGAAAGCGTGAAGCATTTACAAAGTAGAACCAATATTGACTATTGACAACTGCATGTTCCTACCCCATGATTTGTCTGCACAGAATGATGTAACAGCATTCCAGCCCCTGGATTAGTTAGTGCTCAGTGACCCCGAGGGAAGTTATCCCAGACAACCATATCAAGGATTTCAAACTGAGACTTCGTTTCCCTGTCCCTCCTTTCCCATTCCTCCAGCCCACACCCACCATACCACAGACCTTAGTACAACTCAAAAGACTCCTAACTGATGTATCCTTCCTTTAGACTAACATGAATAGCTCCCTTTATCACACAGTTATGGGCCAGGCATTTTGCAAACATTACATCATTTAATTCCCTAACCACTATCAAGGCTGCTGCTGTCCCCATCTAACGGAAGAGACAACTGATTCTTACAGAAAACTAAGCAATTTGCCAAAGGTCCCACAGCCAGGAAGGAAGTGGTCAAGTAAAAATTCTAAACCAAGTCCCTCTCTTCTGTGAGCCGTGCTGATCTGCACTGTGTATCCAGTAACCTAATGAAGAGCCAGACCCCTGAGAGAGTACATCACTTTGCAGGCCACTCACCCTAATCCCCAAGTCTCTCCCCGACTCTTGCTTCCATTCTTCTCCCCCTAAAATCCACTCACCACACAGCAACtggaatgttctttttaaaaagtgaaaatcaagTATTGTTACTCCATGCTTAGAAT
Above is a window of Rhinolophus sinicus isolate RSC01 linkage group LG12, ASM3656204v1, whole genome shotgun sequence DNA encoding:
- the SQLE gene encoding squalene monooxygenase → MWTFLGLATFTYFYKKCGDIITLANKELLLCVLVFLSLGLVLSYRCRYRSGALVGRQQSGSQLAVFSDILSALPFIGFFWAKSPPGTKNKEQLRSKRCRKGTSISETTLIGAAASTSVFSQNDPEVIIVGSGVLGSALAAVLSRDGRKVTVIERDLQEPDRIVGEFLQPGGYHVLKDLGLGDTVEGIDAQVVHGYIIHDRDSKSEVQIPYPVLENNQVQSGRAFHHGRLIMSLRKAAMAEPNAQFIEGVVLQLLEEDDAVVGVQYRDKETGDIKELHAPLTVVADGLFSKFRKNLISNKVSVSSHFVGFLMKDAPQFKANHAELVLVNPSPVLIYQIASNETRVLVDVRGELPRNLREYMTENIYPQLPDHLKEPFLEAIQNSRLRSMPSSFLPPSPVNKQGVLLLGDAYNMRHPLTGGGMTVVFNDIKLWRKLLKGIPDLYDDEAVLQAKQSFYWTRKRSHSFVVNVLAQALYELFSATDDTLLQLRKACFFYFKLGGECLMGPVGLISVLSPNPLTLIGHFFAVAVYATYFCFKSEPWITKPRAIFSSGAIFYKACSVIFPLIYSEMKYLVH